The nucleotide sequence TTCACGCCGAGCGAGGCGATCGCCCGAAGATCATCCAGGGACGACACGCCGCCGGAGGCGACGACGGGCCGCGGGGTCGCAGCGGTGACCTCGCGCAGCAGTTGCAGGTTCGGGCCGGTCAGCGTGCCATCGCGGTGTACGTCGGTGACGACGTATCGCGCGCAGCCGTCGGCATCGAGCCGGGCCAGCGCCTCGTACAGGTCGCCGCCCTCGGACGTCCAGCCGCGGGCAGCCAGGGTCGTTCCCCGGACGTCGAGTCCGACGGCGATCTTGTCCCCGTGCCGAGCGATGGCCGAACGCACCCAGTCGGGCGATTCCATGGCGGCCGTTCCCAGGTTCACGCGTGCGCACCCGGTGGCCAGCGCGGCCTCGAGCGTTGCGTCGTCGCGGATCCCGCCGGAGAGCTCGACCGCGACGTCCAGGCGCCCCACGACCTCGGCGAGCAGGTCGCGGTTGCTCCCCCGTCCGAAGGCCGCGTCCAGGTCGACGAGATGCACCCATTGCGCTCCGTCGCTCTGCCACTGCAGCGCGGCGTCCAGCGGGCTGCCGTAGGAGGTCTCGCTGCCGGCCGCGCCCTGCACGAGGCGCACCGCCTGGCCGCCGGCTACGTCAACCGCCGGCAGCAACACCAAAGTCATGATTCTCCTTGTTCAGCAGGGATATTCTCGTTCGACGCGGGGTGACTACGGGCCGGGGGCGATGCCTGGGGCGGGTGTGGACCGGCCAGCCGCGCGGCCACCGATCGGATCCAGTTGCGCAACAGCGCCTGGCCGGCGGCTCCGGACTTCTCCGGATGGAACTGCGTCGCCGAGAGCACGCCGTGCTCGGCGGCCGCGACGAAACGGTCGCCGTGCTCGGTGAGCGTGGCGAGGTAGGGCGAAGCGGGATCCGGAGCCGGCACCGCGTAGGAGTGGACGAAGTAGAAGCGGGTGCCGGGTTCGATTCCCTCGAACAGGACCGACCCGGCCGGGGGCGTCACGGTGTTCCAGCCCATGTGTGGCACCACCGGCGCCCGCAGCGGCTGGACGCGCCCGGGCAGCAGTCCGAGTCCGTCGGTGTGGACCCCGTGCTCGATGCCGTCGGCGAACAGCACCTGCATCCCGACGCAGATGCCCAGCACGGGGCGGGCGTCGGCAAGGCGCTCGGCGAGGATGCCGGCCGCGTCCACCCGGCCCAGGCCGGCCATGCACGCGGCGAACGCGCCGACCCCGGGAACCACCAGACCGTCGGCCGCCACCGCCGCTGCCCGATCCGCGGTCAGCCGGATCGATACCTCGTGGGAATCGAGGGCCGAACCGACCTTCTCCAGTGCGCGCACGGCAGAGCGGACGTTGCCCGACCCGTAGTCGAGAACGACGATCTCCACCGGCCTACAACACACCCTTGGTCGAGGGCACACCGCTCTGCCGCGGATCCGGCTCGACCGCGGCACGCAACGCCCGTGCCACCGCCTTGTACTGCGCCTCGGTGATGTGGTGCCAGTCGCGGCCGGCGTGCACGCTCACATGCAGCGCGATCCGGGCGTGATAGGTGAAGGACTCGAAAACGTGGCGGGTCAGGGTCGTCGCGTAGGAGCTGTCGCGTCCGAGGATGTAGGCCGGAGCACCGTCAGGCTCGTTGTGGACGAGGTACGGACGGCCGGACAGATCGACCGCGGCCGACACGAGTGCCTCGTCCATCGGGACCACGGCGTCACCGAAGCGCTGGGTGCCGCGCTTGTCCCCGGCCGCCTCCCCGAACGCCTGTCCGAGTGCGATCGCGGCGTCCTCGACCGTGTGGTGGGAGTCGATGTGCAGATCGCCCTCGACCTGGACGGTCAGGTCGAACAGGCCGTGTTTACCGAAGGAGGACAGCATGTGGTCGTAG is from Jatrophihabitans telluris and encodes:
- the hisH gene encoding imidazole glycerol phosphate synthase subunit HisH, which gives rise to MVVLDYGSGNVRSAVRALEKVGSALDSHEVSIRLTADRAAAVAADGLVVPGVGAFAACMAGLGRVDAAGILAERLADARPVLGICVGMQVLFADGIEHGVHTDGLGLLPGRVQPLRAPVVPHMGWNTVTPPAGSVLFEGIEPGTRFYFVHSYAVPAPDPASPYLATLTEHGDRFVAAAEHGVLSATQFHPEKSGAAGQALLRNWIRSVAARLAGPHPPQASPPARSHPASNENIPAEQGES
- the hisB gene encoding imidazoleglycerol-phosphate dehydratase HisB gives rise to the protein MSRTGRVERTTAETKVLVEIDLDGAGHTDVSTGVGFYDHMLSSFGKHGLFDLTVQVEGDLHIDSHHTVEDAAIALGQAFGEAAGDKRGTQRFGDAVVPMDEALVSAAVDLSGRPYLVHNEPDGAPAYILGRDSSYATTLTRHVFESFTYHARIALHVSVHAGRDWHHITEAQYKAVARALRAAVEPDPRQSGVPSTKGVL
- the priA gene encoding bifunctional 1-(5-phosphoribosyl)-5-((5-phosphoribosylamino)methylideneamino)imidazole-4-carboxamide isomerase/phosphoribosylanthranilate isomerase PriA, whose amino-acid sequence is MTLVLLPAVDVAGGQAVRLVQGAAGSETSYGSPLDAALQWQSDGAQWVHLVDLDAAFGRGSNRDLLAEVVGRLDVAVELSGGIRDDATLEAALATGCARVNLGTAAMESPDWVRSAIARHGDKIAVGLDVRGTTLAARGWTSEGGDLYEALARLDADGCARYVVTDVHRDGTLTGPNLQLLREVTAATPRPVVASGGVSSLDDLRAIASLGVNGVEAAIVGKALYAGAFTLPEALAAVAEAG